The Hymenobacter baengnokdamensis genome includes a region encoding these proteins:
- a CDS encoding transglycosylase domain-containing protein, producing MPLSVVAKKRILYGLAGLTVVLLLALGVFLWKRQQLLNYALGRVKTRIEQKYPVVLTLGPAHFTNLKTVEIGGMRLVPTAAAGPAAVGDTLLTARRLQVSLSLRSLFAGRPVFSDLQIERAHLTAHKDARGGNNFSFLLKKKGPAPVARDTVHGTNYGLLLNQVLDAGFGNVPGAADFTQFVVSYHSPDHRVQLTMPRLTIDDGQVQGRLTASVDEVVNELGMSGSIDPSDYALNLRLFGVNGSVQVPYVAQRFGALVSFDTVRVQLTGKEFTADEQTGGQLTVHGSVAARNFSFFHKRLSSEDIVVHQGQLDFVATLGRGMFSLDPGTRAVLNQLVFHPEIAVRLKPRLAVKIKVDSDPTPTNAFFNSLPEGMFDVVTGTAGTGTLAYHLKADVDMARVDSLHLDSSLQPSKDFSITHFGAEDLRMLEGEFPFTAYNDRGDSLRTFMVGPSNPDFTPFAEVSPFMPAVIQTTEDPQFFRHHGFMEKAFVNAAIEDIKEKRFARGGSTLSMQLVKNVFLSREKTVGRKAEEMLMVWLIENWLVDRTHTLTKQRMFEIYLNIVEWGPTAYRWPSGKRGVYGIREAALFYYAKRPSELNLGECIYLASIIPKPKYYKESFNVYGELRGTTRWYFRFIADIMQNKNLITASQRDNLSYSVSLKGPANKYIVRAIRDTVRTVQPGDTAELAPLNLVDLLNTGAQPAPPAPGGSPAPPPGPRP from the coding sequence ATGCCTCTATCAGTTGTTGCCAAAAAACGAATTCTTTACGGCCTGGCCGGCCTGACAGTGGTGCTGCTACTAGCGCTCGGCGTGTTTCTATGGAAGCGCCAGCAGCTGCTGAACTACGCGTTGGGCAGAGTCAAAACCCGGATTGAGCAGAAGTACCCAGTAGTGCTCACCTTGGGCCCCGCGCATTTTACGAACCTCAAAACTGTAGAAATCGGGGGCATGCGCCTGGTGCCGACCGCCGCGGCCGGACCAGCGGCAGTCGGCGATACGCTGCTCACCGCTCGCCGCCTGCAAGTCAGCCTGAGCTTACGGTCGCTTTTTGCCGGGCGGCCGGTGTTTAGCGACTTGCAGATTGAGCGGGCCCACCTGACGGCGCACAAGGATGCGCGAGGGGGTAACAATTTCTCTTTTCTGCTAAAGAAAAAGGGACCGGCGCCGGTGGCCCGCGATACCGTACACGGTACTAATTATGGCTTGCTGCTCAACCAGGTGCTTGATGCGGGCTTCGGTAATGTGCCGGGTGCGGCCGATTTCACCCAGTTTGTAGTGAGCTACCACAGCCCCGACCACCGGGTGCAGCTCACCATGCCGCGCCTTACCATCGACGATGGGCAGGTGCAGGGGCGGCTCACGGCCAGCGTAGATGAGGTAGTGAACGAGCTGGGTATGAGCGGCAGCATTGACCCCAGCGACTACGCCCTGAACCTGCGGCTGTTTGGGGTAAATGGCTCGGTCCAGGTACCTTACGTGGCGCAGCGCTTCGGGGCGCTGGTGTCGTTCGATACCGTGCGGGTGCAATTGACGGGCAAAGAGTTTACTGCCGATGAGCAAACCGGCGGCCAGCTAACCGTGCATGGCTCGGTGGCGGCGCGCAACTTCAGCTTTTTTCATAAGCGCCTCTCTTCCGAAGATATCGTGGTGCACCAGGGGCAGCTCGATTTTGTGGCTACGCTGGGGCGGGGTATGTTCTCGCTCGACCCCGGCACGCGGGCCGTGCTCAATCAGCTGGTGTTTCACCCCGAAATAGCGGTGCGCCTCAAGCCCCGGCTGGCCGTTAAGATTAAGGTAGATTCGGACCCCACGCCCACCAACGCCTTCTTCAACTCACTGCCCGAAGGCATGTTTGATGTGGTGACCGGGACGGCCGGCACCGGCACGCTGGCGTATCACCTCAAAGCTGACGTGGATATGGCGCGCGTCGACAGCCTGCACCTCGACTCGTCGCTGCAGCCCAGCAAGGATTTTAGTATCACGCACTTCGGGGCTGAAGATTTACGCATGCTGGAAGGAGAGTTTCCCTTTACGGCCTACAACGACCGGGGCGACTCGCTGCGCACGTTTATGGTTGGGCCGAGCAACCCCGACTTCACGCCGTTTGCCGAAGTCTCGCCTTTTATGCCCGCCGTAATCCAAACCACCGAAGACCCGCAGTTTTTCCGGCATCACGGCTTCATGGAAAAAGCTTTCGTGAATGCGGCTATCGAAGACATTAAGGAGAAGCGCTTTGCCCGCGGTGGCAGCACGCTGAGTATGCAGCTGGTGAAGAACGTATTTCTGAGCCGCGAAAAAACCGTGGGCCGCAAGGCGGAGGAAATGCTCATGGTATGGCTGATTGAAAACTGGCTCGTCGACCGCACCCACACGCTTACCAAGCAGCGCATGTTTGAGATTTACCTCAACATTGTGGAGTGGGGGCCCACGGCCTACCGCTGGCCCAGCGGCAAGCGCGGGGTGTACGGCATTCGGGAGGCCGCGCTTTTTTACTACGCCAAGCGCCCCAGCGAGCTGAATCTGGGCGAGTGCATCTACCTGGCCAGCATCATTCCCAAGCCAAAGTATTATAAGGAATCATTTAATGTATATGGCGAGCTGCGGGGCACCACGCGCTGGTATTTCCGCTTCATTGCCGACATCATGCAGAATAAGAACCTGATAACAGCCAGCCAGCGCGACAACCTGAGTTATTCAGTGAGCCTGAAAGGGCCGGCCAACAAATATATAGTTCGCGCTATACGTGATACAGTGCGCACGGTGCAGCCCGGCGACACGGCCGAGCTGGCTCCCCTCAACCTCGTAGACCTGTTGAATACCGGCGCGCAGCCCGCCCCGCCCGCCCCCGGCGGTAGCCCGGCCCCGCCGCCCGGCCCCCGGCCTTAG
- a CDS encoding glutathione peroxidase, translating to MKITVLAMAAAATLSLAFTTHQPTPMHPAETAAAPGTVYDFTVKTIDGKEVKLSKYKGKKILIVNTASKCGFTPQYKELEELSKKYAGKVTVLGFPSNSFNQELASNEEVSAFCEKNYGVTFPLFSTVAVKGDDATPLYKFLADKEKNGAVSDVPTWNFCKYLVDEKGHVVAFYPSKVKPLSDELVAAITK from the coding sequence ATGAAAATCACCGTACTTGCCATGGCTGCTGCTGCCACGCTCAGCCTGGCGTTCACCACTCACCAGCCCACGCCTATGCACCCCGCCGAAACTGCCGCCGCGCCCGGCACCGTGTACGACTTTACCGTGAAGACTATCGACGGTAAAGAAGTGAAGCTGAGCAAGTATAAAGGCAAGAAAATCCTTATTGTGAACACCGCTTCCAAGTGCGGCTTCACGCCCCAGTACAAGGAGCTGGAAGAGCTGTCGAAAAAGTACGCGGGCAAGGTGACGGTGCTCGGCTTTCCTTCCAACAGCTTCAACCAGGAACTGGCTTCGAATGAAGAAGTATCAGCTTTCTGTGAGAAGAACTACGGCGTAACCTTCCCGCTGTTTTCCACCGTTGCGGTAAAAGGCGACGATGCCACGCCGCTCTATAAGTTTTTGGCCGACAAGGAGAAGAACGGCGCCGTGAGCGACGTGCCTACCTGGAATTTCTGCAAGTACCTGGTCGATGAGAAAGGCCACGTAGTAGCCTTCTACCCTTCTAAGGTGAAGCCCCTGAGCGACGAGCTGGTGGCGGCTATCACGAAGTAG